Proteins co-encoded in one Bacillus infantis NRRL B-14911 genomic window:
- the pdxK gene encoding pyridoxine/pyridoxal/pyridoxamine kinase, with amino-acid sequence MTMKKVLTIAGSDTSGGAGIQADLKTFQELGVYGMTALTTIVTMDPKDQWHHHVHPLPIETLKAQLETILSVGIDAMKTGMLGTVEIIELAAMVMDENKLNNTVIDPVMVCKGEDEVLNPETTDAMRELLLPRATVVTPNLFEAWQLAQTGPIRTIDDMKEAAAKIHDMGAKYVLIKGGSKLKHEKAADLLYDGKDFLLFENELIDTVYTHGAGCTYSSAVTAGLAKGHSVTEAVETAKSFITEAIRHGFRLNEYVGPTMHGAYRSNGSIEKAEGRKI; translated from the coding sequence ATGACTATGAAGAAAGTACTTACGATTGCTGGATCGGATACGAGCGGAGGAGCGGGCATCCAGGCGGACCTGAAAACATTCCAGGAACTCGGTGTGTACGGGATGACTGCACTGACAACGATTGTAACGATGGATCCGAAAGACCAATGGCATCATCATGTACATCCGCTGCCAATCGAAACGCTGAAGGCGCAGCTTGAAACCATCCTGTCTGTCGGCATCGATGCCATGAAGACCGGCATGCTCGGAACGGTGGAAATCATTGAGCTGGCGGCAATGGTGATGGATGAAAATAAATTGAACAACACGGTCATTGACCCTGTAATGGTCTGCAAGGGCGAAGATGAAGTATTGAACCCGGAGACCACTGACGCGATGAGGGAGCTTCTTCTTCCGCGGGCAACAGTGGTAACGCCGAACCTGTTTGAAGCATGGCAGCTGGCACAGACCGGGCCGATCCGCACCATCGATGATATGAAGGAAGCGGCTGCGAAAATTCATGACATGGGTGCGAAGTATGTATTGATCAAAGGCGGCAGCAAGCTGAAGCATGAAAAAGCGGCTGACCTCCTATATGACGGAAAAGATTTCCTTTTGTTTGAAAACGAGCTGATTGATACTGTTTATACGCATGGGGCAGGCTGCACCTATTCTTCTGCAGTAACTGCAGGGCTTGCGAAGGGCCATAGCGTGACAGAAGCTGTCGAGACCGCGAAATCCTTCATTACGGAAGCAATCCGCCATGGGTTCCGCCTGAACGAGTATGTGGGTCCTACGATGCATGGTGCATATCGCAGCAATGGCTCAATCGAAAAAGCCGAGGGCCGGAAAATCTGA